The Streptomyces tendae DNA segment GGAGCTGCGCCTGTTCGCCTCGGCCCGCTCGGCCGGCACGCGGCTGGACGGCGTGACGGTGGAGGACGCGGCCGCCGCCGACTACACCGGCCTGGACATCGTGCTGTTCTCCGCGGGCGGCGCGACCTCGAAGGCGCTGGCCGAGAAGGTCGCCTCGCAGGGCGCCGTGGTGATCGACAACTCCTCCGCCTGGCGCAAGGACCCCGAGGTTCCCCTCGTCGTCTCCGAGGTCAACCCGCGCGCGATCGCGAACCGCCCCAAGGGCATCATCGCCAACCCGAACTGCACCACGATGGCCGCGATGCCGGTGCTGCGTCCGCTGCACGCGGAGGCGGGCCTGGAAGCGCTGGTCGTCGCCACGTACCAGGCGGTGTCCGGGTCCGGCCTGGCGGGCGTCGCCGAGCTGCACGGCCAGACCCGGAAGGTGGTCGACGAGGCCGACAAGCTGACCCACGACGGCTCGGCGGTCGACTTCCCCGAGCCGGACGTCTACAAGCGCCCCATCGCCTTCAACGTGCTGCCCTTCGCGGGCAACCTCGTCGACGACGGTCTGGGCGAGACCGACGAGGAGCAGAAGCTGCGCAACGAGTCCCGCAAGATCCTGGACATCCCGGAGCTGAAGGTCTCCGGCACCTGCGTGCGCGTCCCGGTCTTCTCCGGCCACTCCCTGCAGATCAACGCCCGGTTCGCCCGCCCGATCAGCCCGGAGCGCGCCACCGAGCTGCTGGCCGAGGCGCCCGGCGTGGTCCTCACCGACATTCCGACCCCGCTCCAGGCGGCCGGCCAGGACCCGTCGTACGTGGGCCGCGTCCGCGCCGACGAGACGGTGGAGAACGGCCTGGCGCTGTTCGTCTCCAGCGACAACCTCCGCAAGGGCGCGGCGCTGAACGCCGTGCAGATCGCGGAGCTGGTCGCGCAGGAGCTCGGCGGCTGATTCCACGAGGAATCTCAGGAGGCGGGCGTCCCCGGCAGGGGGCGCCCGCCTTCGCGTTCCTCCGACGTGTCTTCGGCGGGCCGTCAGCCCCGCCGGATTTCGTAGAGGAAGCAGCCGTACTCCACCGCCCGTACGTGCACCAGCGCCACCTCCGGATCGGCGAACGCCTCGCCGAGGGCGGGGCCGAACTCCTCCGGCTCCGCCACCAGCCGCCCGCCCAGGATCCGGCCGTCGGCGGAGTAGCGGCGCAGGACCCGGCGGGCCCGGGTGAACGGGAGGTCCCCGCCCTCCGGGCCCGCGCAGGCGTCCGCATGGACGAAGACGGGCCCCTGCTCGTCGTAGGCGCCCGGGTCGGCTCCCGTCTCCGCCGCCCAGCGGCGCAGGGGCGCGTAGGACACCAGGGCGACGCGCTCACCCGGACGGCTGTGGCGCAGGCAGCAGCGCAGCGGGGCGCCGCCCTCGTCGTCGGTGACGGCGGCGGCCGGGCGGCCCGCGTCGTCGAGGGTCAGCAGGTCCCGCACGACCTGCGGGGGGACGGGCCGTGCGATGGGTGTCGTGGTCGTCATGTCCCCCAGGCTCCCGCCGCGCCACCGCCCGCCGCTGGCGGTTTCCGGACGTCGAGGCGCCCTGTCTCCCCCGCGCCCGACACAGGGGTATCCCCATGCCTCCGGCTTCGTCATCGCGTGATGCCGATCTCGCGTGGAAGGATGGCGCAACCCACACATATCGAGGAGATGACCGCGTGCCTGGCACAAACCTGACCCGCGAAGAGGCGCAGCAGCGGGCGAAGCTGCTGACCGTTGACTCGTACGAGATCGAGCTCGATCTCTCCGGCGCGCAGGAGGGCGGCACCTACCGGTCCGTGACCACGGTGCGCTTCGACGTCGCCGAGGACGGCGCGGAGTCCTTCATCGACCTGGTGGCTCCCACCGTCCACGAGGTGACCCTGAACGGGGACCCGCTGGACCCCGCCGAGGTCTTCGCCGACTCCCGCATCGCCCTGCCGGGTCTGCTCAAGGGCCGCAACGTCCTGCGGGTGAACGCCGACTGCGCGTACACCAACACGGGTGAGGGCCTGCACCGCTTCGTCGACCCGGTGGACGACCAGGCGTACCTGTACACGCAGTTCGAGGTGCCGGACGCCCGCCGCGTGTTCGCCAGCTTCGAGCAGCCGGACCTCAAGGCGACGTTCCGGTTCACCGTGAAGGCGCCGGAGGGCTGGACCGTCGTCTCCAACTCGGCGACGCCGGAGCCGAAGGACAACGTGTGGGAGTTCGCGCCGACCCCGCGCATCTCGACGTACGTCACGGCGCTGATCGTCGGCCCGTACCACTCCGTGCACAGCGTGTACGAGAAGGACGGCCAGTCGGTGCCGCTCGGCATCTACTGCCGGCCCTCGCTCGCGGAGTACCTCGACGCGGACGCCGTCTTCGAGGTCACCCGGCAGGGCTTCGAGTGGTTCCAGGAGAAGTTCGACTACGCCTACCCGTTCGAGAAGTACGACCAGTTGTTCGTGCCGGAGTTCAACGCGGGCGCGATGGAGAACGCGGGCGCGGTGACCATCCGCGACCAGTACGTGTTCCGGTCGAAGGTGACGGACGCCGCGTACGAGGGCCGGGCCGCCACGATCCTGCACGAGCTGGCCCACATGTGGTTCGGCGACCTGGTCACCATGGAGTGGTGGAACGACCTGTGGCTGAACGAGTCGTTCGCCACCTACGCCGAGACCGCCTGCCAGGCCGACGCGCCCGGCTCGCGGTGGCCGCACTCGTGGACGACGTTCGCGAACCAGATGAAGACCTGGGCCTACCGCCAGGACCAGCTGCCGTCGACGCACCCGATCATGGCGGACATCCGCGACCTGGACGACGTGCTCGTCAACTTCGACGGCATCACGTACGCCAAGGGTGCCTCGGTGCTGAAGCAGCTCGTCGCGTACGTCGGTGAGGACGCGTTCTTCCGCGGCGTGCAGGCGTACTTCAAGCGTCACGCGTACGGCAACACGCGCCTGTCGGACCTGCTGGGCGCGCTGGAGGAGACCTCCGGCCGCGACCTGAGGAACTGGTCGAAGCAGTGGCTGGAGACGGCCGGCATCAACGTCCTGCGCCCCGAGATCGAGACGGACGAGGCCGGTGTCATCACCTCCTTCGCCGTCCGCCAGGAGGCCCCGGCGCTCCCGGCCGGCGCGAAGGGCGAGCCGACGCTGCGCCCGCACCGCATCGCGATCGGCCTGTACGACCTGGACGAGGCGACCGGCAAGCTGGTCCGCGGGGACCGGGTCGAGCTGGACGTCGACGGCGAGCTGACGGCGGTGCCGCAGCTCGTGGGCAAACGCCGCCCGGCGGTGACCCTGCTCAACGACGACGACCTGTCCTACGCCAAGGTCCGCCTGGACGAGCGGTCCCTCGCCTTCGTCACCGAGCACCTGGGCGACTTCGAGTCGTCGCTGCCGCGGGCGCTGTGCTGGGCCTCCGCCTGGGACATGACCCGGGACGCGGAACTCGCCGCCCGCGACTACCTCGCGCTGGTGCTGTCGGGTGTCGGCAAGGAGTCGGACATCGGTGTCGTGCAGTCGCTGCACCGTCAGGTGAAGCTGGCGCTCGACCTGTACGCCGACCCGGCCGCCCGGGAGACCCTGCTGGCCCGCTGGACCGACGCCACGCTGGCCCACCTGCGGTCCGCCGAGCCGTCGAGCGACCACCAGCTGGCGTGGGCGCGCGCCTTCGCGGCGACCGCCCGCACCCCGGAGCAGCTGGACCTGCTGGAGGCGCTGCTGGCCGGCACGCAGACCGTCGAGGGCCTGGCCGTCGACACGGAGCTGCGCTGGGCGTTCGTGCAGCGGCTGGCGGCGGTGGGCCGGTTCGACGAGGCGGAGATCGCCGCCGAGTACGAGCGGGACCGGACCGCGGCGGGCGAGCGGCACGCGGCCACCGCGCGGGCGGCCCGTCCCACCGAGGAGGCGAAGGCGGAGGCGTGGGCCTCGGTCGTCGAGTCCGACAAGCTGCCCAACGCGGTGCAGGAGGCGGTCATCGCCGGGTTCGTGCAGACGGACCAGCGGGAGCTGCTGGCGCCGTACACGGAGCGGTACTTCGAGGCGCTGGCGGACGTGTGGGCGTCCCGCTCGCACGAGATGGCCCAGCAGATCGCGGTCGGCCTCTACCCGGCCGTCCAGGTCTCCGGCGAGACCCTCGACAAGACGGACGCCTGGCTGACGTCCGCCGAGCCCGGCGCGGCCCTGCGCCGCCTGGTCTCGGAGTCCCGCGCGGGCGTGGAGCGCGCCCTGCGGGCCCAGGCGGCGGACGCGGCGGCGTCCGCGTAACGCCCGGTCACAGCGACCAGGAGGGGCGCCCGGCATCGTGCCGGGCGCCCCTCCTGTCGTGCCGGCCGTTCCTCATCCGGGCAGCGACACCGGGGCACCGGTACCGGAGGTCTCCCACGCCGCCTCGACCATCCGGAAGATCTCGTCCACCGCGGCCCGCGGGTCCTCCGCCTCCCGGGCCAGCACGAAGGCGTCGACCACGAACCGGGCGATCGCCCGGCGGACCGTGCCGGTGCGCGGCGGGCCGGGTTCGGCGGCGAGGGCCGCCGCCAGCGTCTCCGCGTGCCGCAGCCGCATCGCGCCCTCGTACTCCCTCAGAGCGGACGAGGCGTCGATCATGCGCCACACGGGAGCGGCCTCGTCCGCCAGGCAGTGGCACACCAGGGCGTGGATCTCACGGCGCAGCGCGGGGACGAGGGGTTCGCCGGGGGCGCGGTCGGTGACCGCGCGGGCGAGCCGCTGCTCGAAGTCCGCGTCCCGCTCGAACACCAGGGCCTCTTTGGAGGCGAAGTGGGAGAAGACGGTGGTGACGGCCACGTCGGCCTCGGCGGCCACGTCCCGGATGCCCACCGCGTCGTACCCGCGCTCCAGGAAGAGCCGCAGGGCGGTGTCGGCGATCTTCTGGCGGGTGGCGGCTTTCTTGCGCTCTCGGCGTCCGGACGGCTGCTGCTCGGGCATGACCGGAACGCTAGCAGATACATAACCCTAACGACTCCAATGAACTAGCGGTTAGTGTTACGGTCGCGGCATGAAGAAAGTGAGCTACGCCGAGTTCGGCGGCCCCGACGTCCTTCGCCTCGTCGACACCGAGAAGCCCCACGCGGGCCCGGGAGAGATACGCGTCGCCGTGCGCGCGGCCGGGGTGAACCCCGTCGACTGGAGGATCCGGGAGGGCCAGATGCGTCCGGCCCTCCCGGCGTCACTGCCCGCGGGCGTCGGGCTGGACGCGGCGGGGGTGGTGGACGAGGTCGGCGAGGGCGTCACGGATGTGGCGATCGGCGACCGTGTTTTCGGCGAAGGCACCGACACCTACGCCGAGTTCGCCGTGCTGCACGCCTGGGCCCGGATGCCCGAGGGCCTCTCCTTCGAGGAGGCGGCCGGCTATCCGTCCGTCATGGAGACGGCCCTGCGCGTCCTGGGCGAGTGCGGTGTCCGCCCCGGACGGACGCTGCTGGTCAGCGGTGCGTCGGGCGGGGTCGGCTCGGCGGTGCTGCAGATCGCCCGCGACCGCGGCGTCACGGTGATCGGCACGGCCGGGGCGGCGAACCAGGAGTACCTGCGCGGCCTGGGCGCCCACGCCACGACGTACGACGCGGGCTGGCCGGAGCGGGTGCGGGCGTTCACCTCGGTCGACGCGGCCCTCGACCTGGCCGGCGCGGGCGTGGTCCGCGAGCTCGTGGAGCTGACCGGGGACCCGGCCACGGTGGTCTCCATCGCGGACCGCACCGCCCCCGAGCTGGGCGTCCGCTTCTCCAACGTCGCGGGCAGCGTCCCGGAGGCCCTGAAGGAGACGGTCCGTCTCCTCGAACAGGGCACGCTCCACATCCCGGTGGAGAAGGTCTACTCCCTCGCGGAGGCGGCCGCCGCCCACGCCGACAGCCGGGCGGGGCACACGAGGGGGCGGCGGGTGATCGTGATCTGACGGCGCGCGGTGGGCCGGGTGGCGCTGCACCAGCCACCGCGAACCCCAGAGCCCCTTCGCACGCCGATGAACGCATGCACGCGAACGCCCGGGGTCGGCCGTCCGTGGTGGGCGGTCAGGCGTCGGGGTCGACCTCGGGGTGCGTGAACCGCACGGGCTTGCCCAGCGAACGGGCGTAGGCGATCTCCGCCCGGGTGCTGTCCCCGATGTGGTCGCCGACCACCAGTGCCTCGTCGGCGAGCCGGATCTTCGCCCGGTGCAGCTCGTCGAGCCGGGACTTCAGCGCCGCGGCATCGGCCGGATCGGACCACCTGGCGTGCGGCGACTTCAGGTCAACGCCCGGCCTGACGACGATCCTTCCGGCTTCGGTCTCCCGCACGTCCGCCTCGGCCATCTCGGCCATGAACCGGGTGGAGCCGCAGATCACGACGATACGCGGCAGGCCCAGCCCCTCCTTCGCCTGGGCGAGCGTCTCCTCGGGGGTCTGCGGGTGCGACACGGGTTCCTCCTGGTGGTGGGCCCCCCAGGATGCCCGACCGGGGGCACGGCACCACATCGGTGTCGAGGCCGTCTCCCCATTCACTTAGCGAAAAGCCACTTACCCACAAGCTACTTTCTTGCGGCCGACCCGTGCGGTGCGGATACTCCAGCCATGAGTGCACGCCCCGAGCCGCGTCCCGCGGACGCCGTCGACGCGATCATCGAGCAGTGGGCCCGGGTCCGGCCCGACCTGGACACCGCCGGGATGGAGGTCTTCGGGCGCGTCCACCGGCTCGCGCGCGCCATGGGCGACCGCACGGAGCGGGCGTACGCGCCGTACGGCATCTCGCGCGGCGAGTTCGACGTCCTCGCCACCCTGCGCCGCGCCGGGGAGCCGTACACCCTCTCGCCCCGGCAGCTCTCGGCCACGCTGATGCTCACCACCGGCGGGATGACGGGCCGTCTCGACAAACTGGAGCGCGCCGGGCTGCTGCGCCGCTCCCCCGACCCGCACGACCGGCGCGGGCTGCAGGTCACGCTGACCGAGGAGGGACTGCGGCTGATCGACGAGGCGGCGGGCGCGGGGGTCGCCGAGCAGTCGCGGGCGCTGTCGGCCCTCGGCGAGGAGCGCGCGGCCCAGCTGGCGGACCTGCTGCGGGAGTTGCTGCTCGCCACGGAGCGGTAGGCGGCGCCGCCCCGGAACACGCGCGAGCCGGTCGCGCATCCCCCGTGCGAGCTACCGGAGCTGTCCATGCGCGGGTGATTCGCGGGCGGCGGCGGATTCCTAGCGTGGTCCCCAGGTCGCCGCGGGTGCGGCCACGACGGGAAGGCCGCCATGGGTACGACATCCGAGACACCCCACGCCACCGGATCCGGCCAGGACAAGGACCGCGACGCCGGCGGCGGCCGTCTCCGCCGGATCGCGCGCTCCCCGCTCGGCTGGATGCTCGCCGGCATGGCCGGCGTCGGTCTGGTCTCGGGCCTGACGGCGACCGGCCCCGGCCCGGTGCCGGTGCTGGGCGCGGCCGCCGCGGTCGCCGTCTACGCGTGGGTCATGCGCCGCGTGGCAGGCCGCTCCACGCCGGAGACCGCCCGGTCCGGGGCCGGCCGGGAGGCGCTGCTGGGCGGCGCGATCGGCCTGGGCTTCGTCCTCGTCTCCGCCCTCCTCGTCACGGCGTTCGGAGGTTACTCCTTCTCCTGGGCCGGCGACGGCGTCCTGTCGGTCGTCGCGACCGCGGTCATGGTGCAGACCGGCGCCGCGGTGACCGAGGAGCTGCTGTTCCGCGGTCTCGCCCTGCAGGCCCTGGAGCTGCTGTGGGGCAGCCGGGCCGCCCTCGTGATCACCTCGCTGTTCTTCGGTGTCGCCCACCTGGGCGCCGAGGGGGCGAGCGCGTGGAGCGCGCTGGCGATCGCCGTCGAGGCGGGCGTCCTGCTCGGAGCGGCGTTCCTGTGGCGGCGTAGCATCTGGTTCGTCGTGGGGCTGCACTGCGTCTGGAACACCACGGTGGAGCTGCTCGGCATCCCGGTCTCCGGGCACACCTCCGACGGTCTGTTCACCGTCGACGTCCACGGCTCCGATCTGCTGACCGGCGGCGCCTTCGGCCTGGAGGCGTCGGTCGTGCCCGTCCTCGCCGGTGTGGCCCTCGCCGTCCCGATGCTCGTCCTCGCCCGCCGGAGCGGCCGGGTCACCACCCGCCGGCGCGCGAGCCGCTGAGTCGGGCCGACCGAAGGAGAACGGACATGACGGCCCGTCGGGAACCGTGGAGTGCCCCCATGCTCCGGGCTCCGCTCGACCGGTGGCGTGAGCGGGACGCCCTCCTGAAGGACGGCGTCCTCGCCCTGACCCTCACCCTGCTGTCCTTCGTGCCGACCCTGTCCGGCGTCGGCGCGCAGATCGGCGACCTGCCCGAGCGGCCGGCGGACGCGCTGGGTGTCGGGCTCGTCCTGGCCCAGACGCTGCCGTCGGCGTTCCGCCGCAGATGGCCTGCGGCCTGTCTGGCGGTCGTCGCGGTCGCGTTCGCCGTGCATCAGGCGCTCGGCTACGCGACGTCGTTCGGGAGTGTGGGGCTGTACGTGGCCCTGTACTCCGCCGGCGCCCATCAGGTCCGCTTCCGCCGCGGGCTCGCCGTCCTGGCGACTGCCGGTTACGCCGTGCTGGCCGTCGTCCTGGACCGCCTCGGCTCACCGCAGTCGCTCCCGGACTACCTCGCGTTCGGGCTGGTGCTGGCCGCGGTCCGGCAGGTGGGGAGCACGGTGCGCACACGGCGCGTGGAGGAGGCGGAACGGCGGCGGCTGACCGCCGAGGCGGCGACGGCCGCCGAGCGGGCACGGATCGCCCGGGAGCTGCACGACGTGGTGACCCACCATGTGACGGCCATGGTGGTCCAGTCCGACGCGGCGCAGTTCCTGCTCACGTCCGCGCCGGACCGCGCCGCCGATTCCCTGACGGCCGTCAGCGACACCGGACGGCGGGCGCTGACCGAACTGCGCCACCTGCTCGGCGTCCTGGAGGCGACCGGTGAGGCGGCCTCCGCGGACCTGGAGCGCGCGGACCGGGCCCCGGCCCGGGGGCGGCTGGAGGATCTGGTCGAGCAGGCCCGCCGGTCGGGCCAGCCGGTCGAGTTCGACGAGACGGGCGAGCGGCGGCCGGGCGGCGTGGACGTGGAGCTGGCCGCGTACCGGGTGGTGCAGGAAGCGCTCACCAACGCCATGAAGTACGCGGCGGGGCAGGCGACCCGCGTCTCGCTCCGGCACGGCGACGAGCACCTCGGGATAGAGGTCACCACCGACGGGCCGGTCTCCGCACCGGTCCAGCGGGAGCCCGGTCCGGCGGGCGGACGGGGACTGGCCGGGCTGCGTGCACGCGTGCGGATGCTCGGTGGTGAACTGAACGCCGGTCCCCGGCCCGAGGGCGGGTTCGAGGTCCGCGCCACGATTCCGTCCCGACCCGTCCAGGAGTGACCCCGTGAACGATGCGCCGCCCGTCCGTGTGCTCGTGTGCGACGACCAGGCGCTGGTGCGGACCGGCTACGTCACCATCTTCTCCGCCCAGCCCGACATGGAGGTCGTCGGGGAGGCCGAGAACGGCCACGAGGCGGTGCGGGAAGCGCGGCGGCTGCGCCCCGACGTGGTCGTGATGGACGTCCGCATGCCGCTGCTCGACGGCATCCAGGCGACGCGTCAACTGGCGGGCCCGGACACCGAGGACGCGCCGAGGGTACTGGTCGTCACCACGTTCAACGTCGACTCCTACGTCTACGACGCGCTGCGCGCCGGAGCGAGCGGCTTCCTCCTCAAGGACGCGCCCCCGGCGGAGCTGGTCAACGGCATCCGCACGGTCGCCCGGGGCGAGGCCCTGCTGGCGCCCGCCGTCACCCGCCGCCTCATCGGCCACTTCGCCCAGCACCTGCGCCCGGCCGACGCCTCCCGGCCGGGCCGGCAGGACGTCGTGGACGCGCTGACCCCGCGCGAGCTGGAAGTGCTCCGGCTGATCGCCGAGGGACTGTCGAACGCGGAGATCGCCGCGGCGATGTTCATCACGCCCGAGACCGTCAAGACGTACGTGTCGCGGATCCTCGCCAAACTCGGCCTGCGCGACCGGGTCCAGGCCGTCGTCCTCGCCTACCGGGTCGGACTGGTGCCCGGCACACCGTGAGCCGGCCCCCGTGCCGCCGGGCGTGAGGCGGCCCGGGCGGTACCGGGCGTACGGACGCGCCGAAGGGCGCCGGCGGAGGCCGGCGCCCTTCGGGAAGCACGTGTGGACCGCTCGGGCGAGCGGGCCCGGGGTCAGGCCTTGGCGTCGGCCTTGGTCCGGATGTTGGAGCTGGTCGGGTCCTTCTTCTGGTGGGACTTGTCGAGGACCATCACCAGTGCGGCGATGACCACGAAGAGCCCGACCGGGGCCAGGACGTAGAGACCCAGCGTCTCGATGACGCTCAGGCCCGTGCCGGGGTCGTCGCCGTCGTCGCGGGTGAGAGCGAGCGCGGGGGACGACATGAGCAGCATCATCAGCGTCGTACCGGCTGCCAGGGCGCCGGCGCGCAGGGCGTTCTTCTTGTCCACGGTCCCCAAAGTATCGAACCGTGTCGGGGGCCGCGCGCCCGGGGTGCCGTACGGGCGCGCGGGCCGGTCAGGCACCCGGCGCGGACTCGGTGCGCAGCACGTCGACCAGCGCCCGCAGCCGCGGGGACGCCGCCAGTTCCTCCAGCGTGACCGGGCGCCCCTCGGCGTCGGCGACCGGCAGCCGCCAGTTCGGGTACTGGTCCCAGGTGCCGGGCAGGTTCTGCGGGCGCCGGTCCCCGACCCCGTCCGGCAGCCACACGCCGACCATCCGGGCGGGGGTGCGCAGCAGGTAGCGGTACACCGCCTGGATGCCGGCCTCCTCCCGGGAGGCGTCCGCGCCGCCCGCGCCGCCGCCGTCCGGGCCGCCGTGCGGGCCGCCGTCCGGGCCGGGGAGCAGGCCGAGCCGTTCCAGCACCTCCAGCCACTCCCCCACGTCCGCTGCGGCCTCGGCCCGCTCCTCGGCCAGGGGGCGGGTGAGCAGGCCCAGGCGGTCGCGGAGCTCCACGTGCTCGCCGGTGAGGCGTGCGGCGGTGGACGGCAGGTCGTGGGTGGTGGCCGTGGCCAGGCAGTCGGCGCGCCAGCTCTCCGGCGGCAGCGGGCGGCGGTCGCCCTCCCAGTCCCGCTCGAACCACAGCACCGAGGTGCCGTACACCCCGCGGTCGCGCAGCGCCTCGCGCACGCCCGGTTCCACCGTCCCGAGATCCTCGCCGATCACCGGCGCCCCGGCGCGTGAGGCCTCCAGGACCAGCACCGCCAGCATGGCCTCGGCGTCGTAGCGGACGTAGGTGCCCTCGGTCGGGGGGTGGCCCTCGGGCACCCACCAGAGCCGGAACAGTCCCATCACGTGGTCGATGCGCAGGGCGCCCGCGTACCGGAAGAGGGCCCGCAGCAGGTCACGGAACGGGGCGTACCCGCTCTCGGCGAGGCGGTCCGGGCGCCAGGGCGGCAGCCCCCAGTCCTGGCCGCGCGCGTTGAAGGCGTCCGGGGGCGCGCCGGCCGACATGCCGGCCGCGAAGTACTCCTGCTGCGCCCAGGCGTCCGCGCCCGTCGGATGCACGCCGACGGCCAGGTCGTGGACGATCCCGACCGGCATCCCGGCCTCGCGCGCGGCCCGCTGGGCGGCGGTGAGCTGGCCGTCGGTGAGCCAGACGAGCCAGGAGTGGAAGTCGACGCGGTCCCGCAGCTCGTCCCGGGCGCGGGCCGTCTCCGCCGAGCGGGGGTCGCGCAGCGCGGCGGGCCAGCGGCGCCAGTCGGGGCCGTGCACCTCGGCGAGCGCGTACCAGGTGGCGTGGTCCTGGAGGGCCTGGCCCTGGCCGGCGCGGAAGGCCCGGAGAGCGGCGGCACGACCGGGCCCGAGCGGGACCTCCCGCACCAGCTCCAGTGCCTCCCGCTTGGCCTCCCAGACCGCGTCCCGGTCGATCAGCTCGCCCTTGTCGAGCACCGCCTCGCGCAGCCGCGCCGCCCGCTCCAGCAGGCCGCGCAGCCGGTCGCGGTCCT contains these protein-coding regions:
- a CDS encoding aspartate-semialdehyde dehydrogenase, yielding MRVGIVGATGQVGTVMRRILKERNFPVTELRLFASARSAGTRLDGVTVEDAAAADYTGLDIVLFSAGGATSKALAEKVASQGAVVIDNSSAWRKDPEVPLVVSEVNPRAIANRPKGIIANPNCTTMAAMPVLRPLHAEAGLEALVVATYQAVSGSGLAGVAELHGQTRKVVDEADKLTHDGSAVDFPEPDVYKRPIAFNVLPFAGNLVDDGLGETDEEQKLRNESRKILDIPELKVSGTCVRVPVFSGHSLQINARFARPISPERATELLAEAPGVVLTDIPTPLQAAGQDPSYVGRVRADETVENGLALFVSSDNLRKGAALNAVQIAELVAQELGG
- a CDS encoding DUF1203 domain-containing protein, whose translation is MTTTTPIARPVPPQVVRDLLTLDDAGRPAAAVTDDEGGAPLRCCLRHSRPGERVALVSYAPLRRWAAETGADPGAYDEQGPVFVHADACAGPEGGDLPFTRARRVLRRYSADGRILGGRLVAEPEEFGPALGEAFADPEVALVHVRAVEYGCFLYEIRRG
- the pepN gene encoding aminopeptidase N, which translates into the protein MPGTNLTREEAQQRAKLLTVDSYEIELDLSGAQEGGTYRSVTTVRFDVAEDGAESFIDLVAPTVHEVTLNGDPLDPAEVFADSRIALPGLLKGRNVLRVNADCAYTNTGEGLHRFVDPVDDQAYLYTQFEVPDARRVFASFEQPDLKATFRFTVKAPEGWTVVSNSATPEPKDNVWEFAPTPRISTYVTALIVGPYHSVHSVYEKDGQSVPLGIYCRPSLAEYLDADAVFEVTRQGFEWFQEKFDYAYPFEKYDQLFVPEFNAGAMENAGAVTIRDQYVFRSKVTDAAYEGRAATILHELAHMWFGDLVTMEWWNDLWLNESFATYAETACQADAPGSRWPHSWTTFANQMKTWAYRQDQLPSTHPIMADIRDLDDVLVNFDGITYAKGASVLKQLVAYVGEDAFFRGVQAYFKRHAYGNTRLSDLLGALEETSGRDLRNWSKQWLETAGINVLRPEIETDEAGVITSFAVRQEAPALPAGAKGEPTLRPHRIAIGLYDLDEATGKLVRGDRVELDVDGELTAVPQLVGKRRPAVTLLNDDDLSYAKVRLDERSLAFVTEHLGDFESSLPRALCWASAWDMTRDAELAARDYLALVLSGVGKESDIGVVQSLHRQVKLALDLYADPAARETLLARWTDATLAHLRSAEPSSDHQLAWARAFAATARTPEQLDLLEALLAGTQTVEGLAVDTELRWAFVQRLAAVGRFDEAEIAAEYERDRTAAGERHAATARAARPTEEAKAEAWASVVESDKLPNAVQEAVIAGFVQTDQRELLAPYTERYFEALADVWASRSHEMAQQIAVGLYPAVQVSGETLDKTDAWLTSAEPGAALRRLVSESRAGVERALRAQAADAAASA
- a CDS encoding TetR/AcrR family transcriptional regulator, which encodes MPEQQPSGRRERKKAATRQKIADTALRLFLERGYDAVGIRDVAAEADVAVTTVFSHFASKEALVFERDADFEQRLARAVTDRAPGEPLVPALRREIHALVCHCLADEAAPVWRMIDASSALREYEGAMRLRHAETLAAALAAEPGPPRTGTVRRAIARFVVDAFVLAREAEDPRAAVDEIFRMVEAAWETSGTGAPVSLPG
- a CDS encoding NADP-dependent oxidoreductase, whose amino-acid sequence is MKKVSYAEFGGPDVLRLVDTEKPHAGPGEIRVAVRAAGVNPVDWRIREGQMRPALPASLPAGVGLDAAGVVDEVGEGVTDVAIGDRVFGEGTDTYAEFAVLHAWARMPEGLSFEEAAGYPSVMETALRVLGECGVRPGRTLLVSGASGGVGSAVLQIARDRGVTVIGTAGAANQEYLRGLGAHATTYDAGWPERVRAFTSVDAALDLAGAGVVRELVELTGDPATVVSIADRTAPELGVRFSNVAGSVPEALKETVRLLEQGTLHIPVEKVYSLAEAAAAHADSRAGHTRGRRVIVI
- a CDS encoding MarR family winged helix-turn-helix transcriptional regulator; this encodes MSARPEPRPADAVDAIIEQWARVRPDLDTAGMEVFGRVHRLARAMGDRTERAYAPYGISRGEFDVLATLRRAGEPYTLSPRQLSATLMLTTGGMTGRLDKLERAGLLRRSPDPHDRRGLQVTLTEEGLRLIDEAAGAGVAEQSRALSALGEERAAQLADLLRELLLATER
- a CDS encoding CPBP family intramembrane glutamic endopeptidase; this translates as MGTTSETPHATGSGQDKDRDAGGGRLRRIARSPLGWMLAGMAGVGLVSGLTATGPGPVPVLGAAAAVAVYAWVMRRVAGRSTPETARSGAGREALLGGAIGLGFVLVSALLVTAFGGYSFSWAGDGVLSVVATAVMVQTGAAVTEELLFRGLALQALELLWGSRAALVITSLFFGVAHLGAEGASAWSALAIAVEAGVLLGAAFLWRRSIWFVVGLHCVWNTTVELLGIPVSGHTSDGLFTVDVHGSDLLTGGAFGLEASVVPVLAGVALAVPMLVLARRSGRVTTRRRASR
- a CDS encoding sensor histidine kinase; this encodes MTARREPWSAPMLRAPLDRWRERDALLKDGVLALTLTLLSFVPTLSGVGAQIGDLPERPADALGVGLVLAQTLPSAFRRRWPAACLAVVAVAFAVHQALGYATSFGSVGLYVALYSAGAHQVRFRRGLAVLATAGYAVLAVVLDRLGSPQSLPDYLAFGLVLAAVRQVGSTVRTRRVEEAERRRLTAEAATAAERARIARELHDVVTHHVTAMVVQSDAAQFLLTSAPDRAADSLTAVSDTGRRALTELRHLLGVLEATGEAASADLERADRAPARGRLEDLVEQARRSGQPVEFDETGERRPGGVDVELAAYRVVQEALTNAMKYAAGQATRVSLRHGDEHLGIEVTTDGPVSAPVQREPGPAGGRGLAGLRARVRMLGGELNAGPRPEGGFEVRATIPSRPVQE
- a CDS encoding response regulator; protein product: MNDAPPVRVLVCDDQALVRTGYVTIFSAQPDMEVVGEAENGHEAVREARRLRPDVVVMDVRMPLLDGIQATRQLAGPDTEDAPRVLVVTTFNVDSYVYDALRAGASGFLLKDAPPAELVNGIRTVARGEALLAPAVTRRLIGHFAQHLRPADASRPGRQDVVDALTPRELEVLRLIAEGLSNAEIAAAMFITPETVKTYVSRILAKLGLRDRVQAVVLAYRVGLVPGTP